One window of Halorussus sp. MSC15.2 genomic DNA carries:
- a CDS encoding chemotaxis protein CheA, which produces MDDYLQDFIRESEENVTELNNSLLELEDDPSDEAAMDSIFRTAHTLKGNFGAMGFQDESNLAHAIEDLLDEIRQGRMEVTPEIMDLVFAGVDEIDRALGQIEDDGESDIDPDDTIEEIRGVIERGETVSDDADAESATPDSGDDASSESTGDEIPVDEFEDPAVLADADGDVFHVAVDMGDPQMKGVDAMFALEGLERDLDLLGTVPGVEAINDGEYDDGFDAFVVGESAGDVEAVVGSVGKIDAGTVTPLDADDIDVESSTDAGGDETGADGEAATDAADVSDADVSDTDDTDAGADDAPVDATETDAADEPTDADDFTDADVVETADSDDPDSDGGSDDASAEEIEEIQSVRVDVDQLDDLHGQVEQLVTSRIKLRRSVEQAQLDSAEDHLDELDKITSSLQDTVMDMRLVPLKKVVNKFPRLVRDLAREQDKQIDFEMEGTDIELDRTILDEISDPLMHLLRNAVDHGIEPPEEREAAGKPREGTIRLRGFRERDRVTIEVEDDGHGIDPDGIRSKAVEKGVMTREEAEKLDTEEAQKLVFHAGFSTNDEVTDVSGRGVGMDVVQDTVSRLDGEIRVDSAPGEGTTISLSLPVTVAIVKVLFVQSGDEEYGIPIKNVDEIRRMEDVQTVEGEEVVTHDDTVFPLVRLGDALNVPGQTKNGDGMLVRIKESERTVAVHCDAVSRQEEVVVKPFEGILSGIPGLSGAAVLGEGDVVTILDVETL; this is translated from the coding sequence ATGGACGACTACTTACAGGATTTCATACGCGAGAGTGAAGAGAACGTCACGGAGTTGAACAACTCCCTGCTCGAACTGGAGGACGACCCGTCCGACGAGGCCGCGATGGACTCAATCTTCCGGACGGCCCACACGCTGAAGGGCAACTTCGGCGCGATGGGCTTCCAAGACGAGAGCAACCTCGCACACGCCATCGAGGACCTGCTGGACGAGATTCGGCAGGGCCGGATGGAGGTCACGCCCGAGATTATGGACCTCGTGTTCGCGGGCGTGGACGAAATCGACCGCGCGCTCGGTCAGATAGAGGACGACGGCGAGTCCGACATCGACCCGGACGACACCATCGAGGAGATTCGGGGCGTCATCGAGCGCGGCGAGACGGTCTCGGACGACGCCGACGCGGAGTCCGCGACCCCGGATTCGGGCGACGACGCGAGTTCCGAATCGACCGGCGACGAGATTCCGGTGGACGAGTTCGAGGACCCCGCGGTGCTGGCCGACGCCGACGGCGACGTGTTCCACGTGGCCGTGGACATGGGCGACCCCCAGATGAAGGGCGTGGACGCGATGTTCGCGCTCGAAGGACTGGAACGGGACCTCGACCTCCTCGGGACGGTCCCCGGGGTCGAGGCCATCAACGACGGCGAGTACGACGACGGCTTCGACGCCTTCGTCGTCGGCGAGAGCGCTGGCGACGTGGAGGCCGTTGTCGGGTCGGTCGGCAAAATCGACGCCGGGACGGTGACCCCGCTCGACGCGGACGACATCGACGTCGAAAGTTCGACGGATGCGGGCGGCGACGAGACCGGTGCGGACGGCGAGGCGGCGACGGACGCCGCTGACGTGAGCGACGCGGACGTCAGCGATACCGACGACACCGACGCAGGCGCTGACGATGCTCCCGTCGACGCCACCGAGACCGACGCGGCCGACGAACCGACGGACGCAGACGACTTCACCGATGCCGACGTGGTCGAGACCGCCGATTCGGACGACCCCGACTCAGACGGCGGGTCCGACGACGCGTCCGCCGAGGAGATAGAGGAGATACAGTCGGTCCGCGTGGACGTGGACCAGTTGGACGACCTGCACGGGCAGGTCGAGCAGTTGGTCACCAGTCGCATCAAACTCCGGCGGTCGGTCGAACAGGCCCAACTCGACAGCGCGGAGGACCACCTCGACGAACTCGACAAGATAACGTCGAGTCTGCAGGACACCGTGATGGACATGCGGTTGGTCCCGCTGAAGAAGGTCGTCAACAAGTTCCCGCGACTGGTTCGGGACCTCGCGCGCGAGCAGGACAAGCAGATAGACTTCGAGATGGAGGGGACCGACATCGAGTTGGACCGCACCATCCTCGACGAGATAAGCGACCCGCTGATGCACCTCCTGCGAAACGCGGTGGACCACGGCATCGAACCGCCCGAGGAGCGCGAGGCGGCGGGCAAGCCTCGGGAGGGGACCATCCGACTCCGCGGCTTCCGCGAGCGCGACCGCGTGACCATCGAAGTCGAGGACGACGGTCACGGTATCGACCCCGACGGCATCCGGTCCAAGGCGGTCGAGAAGGGCGTCATGACCCGCGAGGAGGCCGAGAAGCTCGACACCGAGGAGGCCCAGAAACTCGTCTTCCACGCCGGGTTCTCGACCAACGACGAGGTGACCGACGTCAGCGGTCGAGGCGTCGGGATGGACGTGGTGCAGGACACCGTCTCGCGTCTCGACGGCGAGATTCGAGTCGATAGCGCGCCCGGCGAGGGCACGACCATCAGCCTCTCGCTGCCGGTCACCGTGGCCATCGTCAAGGTCCTGTTCGTCCAGTCGGGCGACGAGGAGTACGGCATCCCCATCAAGAACGTGGACGAGATTCGCCGGATGGAGGACGTCCAGACCGTCGAGGGCGAGGAAGTCGTCACCCACGACGACACGGTCTTCCCGCTCGTGCGACTCGGCGACGCGCTGAACGTCCCCGGCCAGACCAAGAACGGCGACGGGATGCTCGTCCGCATCAAGGAGTCCGAGCGAACTGTCGCCGTCCACTGTGACGCCGTGAGCCGTCAGGAAGAGGTCGTCGTCAAACCGTTCGAGGGAATCCTCTCGGGCATCCCCGGTCTGTCGGGTGCCGCGGTCCTCGGCGAAGGCGACGTGGTGACGATTCTAGACGTGGAGACGCTATGA
- a CDS encoding chemotaxis protein CheC, with protein MSRGDTRNLQVDIRKLNLFNQMAKEGANTVADHLTQMTGMETEMEITKINFLDIEDIKTHVGHNKQVGTHIELVEPPYGYILFLFSASSAKKLAAGMLGQEADSSSGFSDMERSAVQEIGNIMTSGFIDGWANVLNTTIDISTPKFTYGAGSKMVGNLVGTRPDEMALVFDSRVHAREADVEVKVYTFPELEELVSLMQKIEI; from the coding sequence ATGAGCCGAGGTGACACTAGAAACTTGCAAGTGGACATACGAAAGCTGAACCTGTTCAACCAGATGGCCAAGGAGGGGGCGAACACGGTCGCCGACCACCTCACCCAGATGACGGGGATGGAGACCGAGATGGAGATTACCAAGATTAACTTCCTGGACATCGAGGACATCAAGACCCACGTCGGTCACAACAAGCAGGTCGGCACTCACATCGAACTCGTGGAACCGCCGTACGGCTACATCCTGTTCCTGTTCAGCGCGAGCAGTGCCAAGAAACTCGCGGCGGGGATGCTCGGTCAGGAGGCCGACTCCTCGTCGGGGTTCTCGGACATGGAACGGTCCGCAGTACAGGAAATCGGTAACATCATGACCAGCGGGTTCATCGACGGGTGGGCGAACGTGCTGAACACCACCATCGACATCTCGACGCCGAAGTTCACCTACGGTGCGGGTTCGAAGATGGTCGGCAACCTCGTGGGCACTCGCCCCGACGAGATGGCTTTGGTGTTCGACTCGCGCGTACACGCACGCGAGGCCGACGTGGAAGTGAAGGTGTACACGTTCCCCGAACTGGAGGAACTCGTCTCGCTGATGCAGAAGATAGAGATATAA